One genomic region from Portunus trituberculatus isolate SZX2019 chromosome 5, ASM1759143v1, whole genome shotgun sequence encodes:
- the LOC123515675 gene encoding serine/threonine-protein kinase Warts-like: protein MAPQMPHASTMTTNTIGRTTRADYNKEALHQIRASLLPYAAGGGVPRERLSPVSSGVGVSALCQGTFGLVPCEEELQRVYNGYPAKPAEGGKIIRKSSFDREVSLQRGSPALDGSGSGGARSDSPGMGGQFYYSNSVPVRHYAECPAPPRMGSGGEVPEPPHPAMPIQYSCSYPVAADAPPPPPPRSQGTSVPPPTPPRGTTPPPPPYGCPTSCAPSMVTSMAQRPMLLSRLSPGPAKSKAQANYVNINSVSQSSTPQRGTSPVSFPAGRSPVVVQNNPQVQQQLSHQMQALAINSAGPQLDRPPPYPLGSALKGKLAAPPPSYNVTMQSRQSPTQDCRRSPPQLAYPAPHPVSPSSLSPPTSMSPASLPRGGQTARQAKTPTPIIMQSVKSTQVQKPILQTAAAPAAPASPPVSGPPPSYASSIQQKQAAVAQQAAAVQDLGLGLEGSDAVPCGYQLAGGSGVPTTDPPSYQSTIQAMAAAGRGYSPAYLPPMAGIPVQDTPVQELDLSLTPLAHIPISQVSTVDTGPGHGELPLSCYDQHDPHVSALQRNFSPVPADTASTASRSESPISSVDTHATSNSPVSCFSSPSTQSDNTLESGYSSGQSCRGVPPPPPPEEKTTHQSPIPERKKLSKEMEQQRRESRVCNLSPQAFKFYMEQHIENVMKSCEERENRRLQLEKEMKKIGLSEKDQNQMRKMLSQKESNFIRLKRAKMGKHLFRKIKTIGVGAFGEVALVLKVDTHRLYAMKTLRKADVLKRNQVAHVKAERDILAEADNEWVVKLYYSFQDKDNLYFVMDYIPGGDLMSLLIKRGIFLEDLARFYIGELVCAIESVHKMGFIHRDIKPDNILIDRDGHIKLTDFGLCTGFRWTHNSKYYQRVGDHDRQDSIDPCLDNDIVCNCDDLKPLERRRRRQHLRCLAHSLVGTPNYIAPEVLSRTGYTQLCDWWSVGVILYEMLVGQPPFLASTPPETQSKVINWETTLKIPKQAKLSPEAKNLILSLCTHPEKRLGRNGAQEVKDHPYLQSLDFEGGLRKQQALYLPEIKHPTDTSNFDPIDPDKLRPSEPNESDLEWVNNEDQPLHAFFEFTFRRFFDSTPRGSSNDEKDSQHPVYV from the exons ATGGCCCCTCAGATGCCCCATGCCTCCACCATGACCACCAACACGATAGGCCGCACCACGCGAGCTGACTACAACAAGGAG GCCCTACACCAGATCCGGGCCTCCCTGCTGCCCTATGCCGCTGGGGGCGGCGTTCCCCGGGAGCGGCTGAGCCCCGTGAGTTCCGGGGTGGGGGTGAGCGCGCTGTGCCAGGGTACGTTCGGCCTGGTGCCCTGCGAGGAGGAGCTGCAGCGGGTGTACAATGGCTACCCCGCCAAGCCCGCCGAGGGGGGAAAGATCATCCGCAAGTCAAGCTTTGACCGCGAGGTGTCCCTGCAGCGCGGCAGCCCCGCCCTGGACGGCAGCGGCTCCGGCGGGGCGCGCTCAGACAGCCCCGGCATGGGGGGCCAGTTCTACTACAGCAACAGTGTGCCCGTGAGACACTACGCCgagtgccccgccccgccccgcatgGGCAGCGGCGGCGAGGTGCCGGAGCCGCCTCACCCCGCCATGCCCATCCAGTATAGCTGCTCCTACCCTGTGGCCGCTGacgccccgcccccgcccccgccccgcaGCCAGGGCACCTCCGTGCCGCCACCAACGCCGCCGCGGGGcaccacgccgccgccgccgccgtacGGGTGCCCGACGAGCTGTGCGCCCAGCATGGTGACGAGCATGGCGCAGCGGCCCATGCTGCTGTCCCGCCTGTCTCCGGGTCCCGCCAAGAGCAAGGCACAGGCCAACTACGTCAACATCAACAGTGTGTCCCAGAGCTCCACCCCGCAGCGCGGTACCAGCCCCGTGTCCTTCCCCGCGGGGCGCTCCCCCGTGGTGGTGCAGAACAACCcccaggtgcagcagcagctgtCCCACCAGATGCAGGCGCTGGCCATTAACTCCGCCGGGCCGCAGCTGGACCGCCCGCCCCCGTACCCGCTGGGGTCTGCCCTCAAGGGCAAGCTGGCGGCGCCGCCACCCTCCTACAACGTCACCATGCAGAGCCGCCAGAGCCCCACCCAGGACTGCCGCCGCAGCCCCCCGCAGCTGGCCTACCCCGCTCCACACCCGGTATCCCCGTCCTCGTTGTCCCCGCCCACCTCCATGTCCCCGGCGTCGCTGCCCCGCGGCGGCCAGACGGCTCGGCAGGCCAAGACGCCCACGCCCATCATCATGCAGAGTGTGAAGAGCACACAGGTGCAGAAACCCATCCTGCAGACCGCCGCTGCGCCCGCCGCCCCCGCCTCACCCCCGGTGTCCGGGCCGCCCCCCTCCTATGCCTCGTCCATCCAGCAGAAGCAGGCAGCGGTGGcccagcaggcagcagcagtgcaggaCCTAGGCCTGGGCCTGGAGGGCAGTGATGCAGTCCCCTGCGGGTACCAGCTGGCCGGCGGCTCCGGCGTGCCCACCACAGACCCCCCCAGCTACCAGTCCACCATCCAGGCCATGGCGGCGGCGGGCCGTGGCTACAGCCCTGCCTACCTGCCCCCCATGGCCGGCATCCCCGTGCAGGACACGCCGGTGCAGGAGCTGGACTTGTCCCTCACGCCCCTGGCCCACATCCCCATCAGCCAGGTGTCCACGGTGGACACTGGCCCAGGCCATGGGGAGCTGCCGCTGTCCTGCTATGACCAGCACGACCCACATGTGTCTGCCCTGCAGCGGAACTTCTCCCCCGTGCCAGCGGACACGGCCTCCACTGCCTCACGTTCTGAGAGCCCCATCTCCTCCGTGGATACCCACGCCACCTCCAACTCCCCGGTGTCCTGcttctcctcaccctccacGCAGTCGGACAACACGCTGGAGTCCGGCTACTCCTCGGGGCAGTCGTGCCGCGgggtgccgccgccgccgccaccagagGAGAAGACCACTCACCAGTCTCCCATCCCGGAGCGCAAGAAGCTGAGCAAGGAGATGGAGCAGCAGCGGCGGGAGTCACGGGTGTGCAACCTGTCGCCGCAGGCCTTCAAGTTCTACATGGAGCAGCACATCGAGAATGTGATGAAGTCCTGCGAGGAGCGGGAGAACCGACGCCTGCAGCttgagaaggagatgaagaagatcgGCCTCTCGGAGAAGGACCAGAATCAGATGAGGAAGATGCTCTCCCAGAAGGAATCCAACTTCATCAGGCTGAAGCGTGCCAAGATGGGCAAACACCTCTTCCGCAAGATTAAGACCATTG GTGTGGGAGCGTTTGGGGAGGTGGCGCTTGTGCTGAAGGTGGACACACACCGCCTGTACGCCATGAAGACCCTGCGGAAGGCCGACGTGCTCAAGAGGAACCAGGTGGCCCATGTGAAGGCAGAGAGGGACATTTTAGCAGAGGCAGATAATGAATGGGTCGTTAAGCTCTACTACTCAttccag GACAAGGACAACCTGTATTTTGTGATGGACTATATTCCTGGCGGTGACCTCATGTCTCTCCTCATCAAACGTGGCATATTCCTCGAAGATCTGgccag GTTCTACATCGGGGAGCTGGTGTGTGCAATAGAGAGCGTGCACAAGATGGGATTCATTCACCGAGACATCAAGCCAGACAACATCCTCATTGATCGTGACGGACACATCAAACTGACGGACTTTGGGCTCTGTACGGGCTTCAGGTGGACACACAACTCAAAGTACTACCAAAGAGTGG GCGACCACGACCGGCAGGATTCCATAGACCCGTGCCTGGACAACGACATCGTGTGCAACTGTGACGACCTGAAACCGTtggagcggcggcggcggcggcaacaCCTGCGCTGCCTGGCACACTCGCTGGTGGGCACGCCAAACTACATCGCGCCAGAGGTGTTGTCCCGCACTGGCTACACCCAACTCTGTGACTGGTGGAGTGTGGGGGTCATTCTGTATGAGATGTTGGTGGGTCAGCCCCCCTTCCTTGCCAGCACACCCCCGGAGACACAGTCCAAG GTGATCAACTGGGAGACCACACTGAAGATCCCCAAGCAGGCCAAGCTGTCCCCGGAAGCCAAGAACCTCATCCTTAGCCTGTGCACCCACCCTGAGAAGCGATTAGGACGGAACGGGGCGCAGGAAGTTAAAGACCACCCTTACCTGCAATCCCTGGACTTCGAGGGGGGCCTGAGGAAGCAACAAGCGCTCTATTTACCCGAGATCAAGCACCCGACAGACACCTCGAACTTTGACCCTATAGATCCGGATAAACTAAGGCCAAGCGAGCCTAATGAGAGCGACCTGGAGTGGGTGAACAATGAAGACCAGCCTCTCCATGCGTTCTTCGAGTTCACCTTCAGGCGGTTCTTTGACAGCACACCACGGGGAAGCAGCAACGACGAAAAGGACAGCCAGCACCCAGTTTATGTCTGA